A portion of the Haemorhous mexicanus isolate bHaeMex1 chromosome 3, bHaeMex1.pri, whole genome shotgun sequence genome contains these proteins:
- the CHGB gene encoding secretogranin-1 — protein MGPPALLALLAAAALAGASTVPVEKDHTEEMVTRCIVEVLSNALSKPNAPPINPECKEILKKSDKNDRERSENEQPEVRHPKDPAESEKHPTGSVEKEQRQAGEESKKYMEGGDEEKLAREEGKSMEEEAGHHTSAQDETLHMEEKKHYQEIGREEERNYHSEEESKEGKCCEDVEAAVLTKKSHSEGMSVDEFRGGNDQSPRGRWHLEEGMQSPSKQIQEGEEGEKERSEKYHHESQERGFSHQQEREESEESEEREEGKEPFKGKGYHGKQRAGDSYEEKRGHGGERGEPAGEANLWEQWKHRQKHQEESEEKVGSPGRRGPEELQEEGPAEQGSEEHRDSWQQSQESREEENKRHHHSEESSEKWHEERRQHDGSRRSGGRVYLGDENQEELARYLSEERQRRVGGRARLGNRQQEGSQKAREHKGQASRHYSTEDSLEEEVEKKHHSTDQVENEEEERFAGREEYGGHLPAEKEKRTAASYRPFYPLLWWKSRHLDKRDSTGEQLLEGREEGRPALSEKSLFPEYNDYEWWSEKQIQSALKHKRSEKRNPGKTNGYDVERQYNKMDQLAQLLNYRKKSAELPGLYSSGEELKKRHVAGNDRRSLSQRPLTEEEEKQLENLATMDLELQNIAEKINSLRRG, from the exons ATGGGGCCGCCGGCGCTGCTCGCTCTCCTGGCGGCCGCCGCCCTGGCAG GTGCCAGCACAGTTCCAGTGGAAAAAGACCATACTGAAGAAATG GTAACCCGGTGCATTGTGGAGGTTCTGTCCAACGCTCTCTCTAAGCCAAATGCACCCCCCATTAATCCTGAATGCAAAGAAATCCTGAAGAAGA GTGATAAAAATGACAGAGAGAGAAGTGAAAACGAACAGCCTGAAGTGAGGCATCCCAAGGACCCAGCAGAGAGTGAAAAACATCCTACTGGGAGCGTGGAGAAAGAAcaaaggcaggcaggagaggaatCCAAAAAGTACATGGAAGGAGGTGATGAGGAGAAACTTGCTCGTGAGGAAGGTAAAAgcatggaggaggaggctggaCACCACACATCTGCTCAGGACGAGACACTtcacatggaagaaaaaaagcactaCCAGGAAAttgggagagaggaggagaggaattACCACagtgaagaggaaagcaaagagGGCAAGTGTTGTGAGGATGTAGAGGCTGCTGTTCTCACCAAGAAGTCCCACTCTGAGGGCATGAGCGTGGATGAGTTCCGTGGTGGAAATGATCAGAGCCCCAGGGGCCGCTGGCACCTGGAGGAGGGAATGCAGAGCCCTTCCAAGCAAATTCAGGAAGgtgaagagggagagaaagaacgGAGTGAGAAATACCACCATGAGTCTCAGGAACGTGGTTTCTCCCACCAGCAGGAGCGTGAAGAATCTGAGGAGAGTGAagaaagggaggagggaaaggaaccCTTCAAAGGCAAAGGTTATCATGGGAAGCAAAGGGCAGGTGACTCCTATGAAGAGAAGAGGGGCCATGGTGGTGAGAGGGGGGAACCAGCAGGGGAGGCCAATCTGTGGGAGCAGTGGAAGCACCGACAGAAGCATCAGGAAGAGTCTGAGGAGAAGGTTGGCTCTCCTGGGAGGCGTGGGCccgaggagctgcaggaggaggggcctgcagagcagggcagtgaggagcacagggacagctggcagcagagccaggagagcagggaagaggaaaacaagaggCACCACCACAGTGAGGAGAGCAGTGAAAAGTGGCACGAGGAGAGGAGGCAGCACGATGGATCCCGCCGTTCTGGGGGCAGGGTGTACCTTGGTGATGAAaaccaggaggagctggccaGGTACCTGAGCGAGGAGAGGCAGCGCCGTGTCGGAGGGAGAGCCCGCCTCGGGAACAGGCAACAGGAAGGGTCCCAGAAGGCTCGAGAGCACAAGGGGCAGGCCAGCAGGCACTACAGCACTGAGGacagcctggaggaggaggtggaaaaGAAGCATCACAGCACTGACCAGGTGGAAaatgaagaggaggaaaggtTTGCAGGGAGAGAAGAGTACGGAGGCCATCTGCCcgcagagaaagagaagagaaccGCAGCATCCTACAGGCCTTTCTACCCACTGCTGTGGTGGAAAAGCCGGCACTTGGACAAAAGGGACAGTACAGGGGAGCAGCttctggagggcagggaggaaggcaggCCTGCCCTGAGTGAGAAGAGCCTTTTCCCTGAGTACAATGACTACGAGTGGTGGTCAGAAAAGCAAATCCAGAGTGCTCTGAAGCACAAGCGCAGCGAGAAGAGGAATCCTGGCAAAACGAACGGATATGATGTGGAAAGGCAGTACAACAAGATGGATCAACTTGCACAACTTCTGAACTACAGGAAGAAGTCAGCTGAACTCCCAGGGCTGTACAGCTCTGGAGAAGAGCTGAAGAAGCGTCATGTGGCTGGGAATGACAGAAGGAGCCTAAGCCAGAGGCCCCTGACGGAAGAGGAG gaaaagcagctggaaaacctTGCCACCATGGATTTGGAGCTGCAGAACATAGCAGAGAAGATCAACAGCCTCAGGAGAGGCTGA